The proteins below come from a single Halobacillus salinarum genomic window:
- the spxA gene encoding transcriptional regulator SpxA, whose translation MVTLYTSPSCTSCRKAKAWLEEHNIAYKERNIFSEPLTLDEIKEILRMTEDGTEEIISTRSKVFQKLKIDFDQLPMQELFDLIQENPGLLRRPIIIDDKRLQVGYNEDEIRRFLPRSVRTFQLKEAQKLVN comes from the coding sequence ATGGTAACACTTTATACCTCACCAAGTTGCACATCATGCCGTAAAGCAAAAGCTTGGCTGGAAGAACATAACATCGCTTATAAAGAAAGAAATATTTTTTCCGAACCATTAACGCTTGATGAAATTAAAGAAATTTTGAGAATGACGGAAGATGGAACGGAAGAAATTATTTCTACCCGATCTAAAGTATTTCAAAAGTTAAAAATCGACTTTGATCAACTTCCAATGCAAGAATTATTTGATTTAATTCAAGAAAACCCTGGGCTGCTTCGCCGGCCGATCATTATTGATGATAAGCGGCTGCAAGTAGGCTATAACGAAGACGAGATTCGTCGTTTCCTACCTCGCAGTGTCCGCACGTTCCAATTGAAAGAAGCCCAAAAATTAGTGAATTAA
- the opp3b gene encoding oligopeptide ABC transporter permease, whose amino-acid sequence MTRYIIQRLIYMLITMFLIATFTFFLMKFLPGTPLTAADKLSEEQQAVVLEKYGLNDPVPVQYFDYMVNLVQGDLGISFQFDNREVTTILMERVGPSIQLGIQAMIIGTILGMLLGLISAIYHNGFLDYGSVFVAVIGKSIPSFVFAGILQYFIGVKLGWFPVALWEGWQYTVLPTVALAIFPIAVAARFMRTEMLEVMGSDYITTARAKGVNKFGVVFKHGVRNALIPLITVLGPLAVSLMTGTLVIENIFAVPGIGEQFVKAVNTNDFPIIMGTTLLLAFLFIFIILVIDLLYGVIDPRIRLAEGE is encoded by the coding sequence ATGACTCGTTATATTATACAGCGTTTAATCTACATGCTTATAACGATGTTTCTAATTGCTACTTTTACGTTCTTCTTAATGAAGTTCCTTCCAGGAACTCCCCTCACGGCAGCTGATAAGCTTTCAGAAGAACAGCAGGCAGTTGTTTTAGAAAAGTATGGATTGAATGATCCAGTACCAGTACAATATTTTGATTATATGGTAAATCTAGTTCAAGGTGACCTAGGTATCTCTTTCCAGTTTGATAACAGAGAAGTGACGACGATTCTAATGGAACGTGTTGGTCCATCTATTCAGCTTGGTATACAGGCGATGATAATAGGGACAATTCTTGGTATGCTGCTCGGATTAATATCTGCTATTTACCATAACGGTTTTCTTGATTACGGTTCTGTATTCGTAGCCGTTATCGGAAAATCAATTCCATCCTTTGTATTTGCAGGAATCCTGCAGTATTTCATAGGTGTAAAGTTAGGCTGGTTCCCAGTTGCCTTGTGGGAAGGCTGGCAGTACACAGTATTACCAACCGTAGCGTTGGCCATCTTCCCAATTGCAGTTGCAGCCCGCTTTATGAGAACTGAAATGCTTGAGGTTATGGGATCAGATTATATTACAACTGCACGTGCGAAAGGTGTAAATAAATTTGGAGTGGTGTTTAAACACGGAGTAAGGAATGCGCTTATTCCCCTCATTACAGTACTTGGTCCTTTAGCTGTCAGCTTAATGACAGGTACTCTAGTTATTGAAAACATCTTCGCTGTACCAGGAATCGGTGAGCAGTTTGTTAAAGCAGTTAATACTAATGATTTCCCTATCATTATGGGTACCACGTTATTACTTGCTTTCCTTTTTATATTCATCATCCTGGTCATTGACCTGCTTTATGGAGTCATTGATCCTAGAATTCGACTTGCAGAAGGAGAGTAA
- the pepF gene encoding oligoendopeptidase F, translating into MASTKELPKREEIPVEKTWDLESIFTSDEDWYKEYEAIKELFPDLKQFQGKLGESAEQLYNLLKLQDKISNRIGRLFVYAHMRYDQDTTNSRYQEMNTKAETLYTQIASEMSFIVPEILSLPEGTVDQYLKQSDSLKEYRHALNEITRQRAHVLSEKEERLLAGFSEIGSNPSQTYGALNNADLTFPSIENEEGEEVDLTHGRYISFLKSESRKVRKDAFDAMYDTFGSFKNTFASTLSGHIKKNNFNAKVRKYDRARQAALDNNNIPETVYDNLVDAVNERLPLLHRYIDLRKQVLGLDELHMYDLYTPLVKDAEMDISYDDAKKLVLKGLAPMGEEYLSIIKNGFESRWIDVEENKGKRSGAYSSGHYDTHPFILLNWQNNVNNLFTLAHELGHSLHSYYTHENQPYRYGNYSIFVAEVASTCNEALLNDYLLKNTKEKKEKLYLLNNFLEGFRGTVFRQTMFAEFEHTIHMQAQNGEALTADKLTELYYELNKKYFGENVVIDDKIGLEWARIPHFYMGYYVYQYATGYSAATALADQILTEGDKAVERYKKFLKAGSSDYPIEVLKAAGVDMTSKQPIMAALDIFEDKLQEMENLLNS; encoded by the coding sequence ATGGCATCTACGAAAGAATTACCAAAGAGAGAAGAGATCCCGGTTGAGAAGACGTGGGATCTTGAAAGTATTTTCACCTCGGATGAAGATTGGTATAAAGAATATGAAGCGATTAAAGAGCTTTTTCCTGATCTGAAGCAATTTCAAGGAAAACTTGGTGAATCAGCTGAACAGTTATATAACCTGCTTAAATTGCAAGATAAAATTTCTAACCGTATCGGCCGCTTGTTTGTATATGCTCATATGAGGTACGATCAGGACACTACGAATTCCCGTTATCAGGAAATGAATACGAAAGCGGAAACGCTTTACACTCAAATTGCTTCAGAAATGAGTTTTATCGTTCCCGAAATTTTATCTCTTCCTGAAGGAACTGTTGATCAATATCTTAAACAATCTGATTCTCTCAAAGAGTATCGGCACGCTTTGAACGAGATCACACGTCAGAGAGCCCATGTACTTAGCGAAAAGGAAGAAAGACTGCTTGCAGGATTTTCAGAAATTGGATCCAACCCTTCCCAAACTTATGGTGCGCTGAATAATGCCGACTTAACTTTTCCTTCCATCGAAAACGAAGAAGGTGAAGAAGTAGATTTAACTCACGGCCGTTATATTAGTTTTCTGAAATCGGAAAGTCGAAAAGTAAGGAAAGATGCATTTGATGCCATGTACGATACTTTTGGCTCATTTAAGAACACATTTGCTTCGACCTTGAGCGGACATATTAAGAAAAACAATTTTAATGCCAAGGTCCGTAAATATGATCGTGCCAGACAAGCTGCATTGGATAATAACAATATTCCTGAAACGGTTTATGACAATCTGGTCGATGCAGTGAATGAACGTCTTCCTCTGCTGCATCGTTATATTGACTTGAGAAAACAAGTGTTAGGTCTTGATGAACTTCATATGTATGATTTATATACACCCCTCGTAAAAGATGCCGAAATGGATATCTCTTACGATGACGCAAAAAAACTGGTCTTAAAAGGACTTGCTCCTATGGGGGAAGAATATCTATCCATCATAAAAAATGGATTCGAAAGCCGTTGGATTGACGTGGAAGAAAACAAAGGGAAAAGGAGCGGAGCCTATTCTTCCGGCCATTATGATACCCACCCATTCATCTTATTGAACTGGCAGAATAACGTGAATAATTTGTTTACCCTGGCTCACGAATTAGGACATTCGCTTCACAGTTATTATACACACGAAAATCAGCCATATCGTTACGGTAATTACTCTATTTTTGTTGCAGAAGTAGCTTCCACATGCAATGAAGCTTTATTGAATGATTATCTGCTTAAGAATACGAAAGAGAAAAAGGAAAAACTATACTTGTTGAATAATTTCCTTGAAGGGTTTAGAGGGACTGTCTTCCGTCAAACGATGTTTGCCGAGTTTGAGCACACTATTCATATGCAGGCTCAAAATGGTGAAGCTTTGACGGCTGATAAGTTAACTGAATTATATTATGAGCTTAATAAGAAATATTTTGGGGAAAATGTAGTGATTGATGACAAGATTGGATTAGAATGGGCAAGAATCCCTCATTTTTACATGGGGTATTATGTGTATCAGTATGCAACTGGCTACTCAGCTGCCACTGCCTTGGCGGATCAGATTCTAACCGAAGGGGACAAAGCTGTAGAACGTTACAAAAAGTTTTTAAAAGCAGGCAGCAGCGACTACCCAATTGAAGTGTTAAAAGCAGCAGGAGTCGATATGACATCCAAACAACCGATTATGGCTGCTTTAGATATCTTCGAAGATAAACTTCAGGAAATGGAAAACCTTCTAAACTCCTAG
- a CDS encoding ABC transporter ATP-binding protein yields the protein MSKEKLLEIKNLKQHFKTGRHSVVKAVDGLTFDIYKGETFGLVGESGCGKSTTGRTIIRLYNATDGEVTFAGENVHGEKTRDELKKFNREMQMIFQDPYASLNPRMKVLDIIAEGMDIHGLAKNDKERKAKVEELLETVGLNKEHANRYPHEFSGGQRQRIGIARALAVDPSFIIADEPISALDVSIQAQVVNLLKKLQREKSLTYLFIAHDLSMVKYISDRIGVMYFGRMVELADAEDLYKHPIHPYTQSLLSAIPLPDPDYERTRERFTYDPNNHDTSEEPEFREVRPGHWVLCTTKEFKHYQEEHGVKV from the coding sequence ATGAGTAAAGAAAAGCTATTAGAAATAAAAAACTTAAAACAGCATTTCAAAACAGGTCGCCACAGCGTTGTTAAGGCTGTAGATGGTTTGACCTTCGATATTTATAAAGGGGAAACCTTCGGACTTGTTGGTGAATCCGGTTGTGGAAAATCGACTACCGGTCGTACCATCATTCGGTTATATAATGCTACTGATGGAGAAGTGACATTTGCCGGCGAGAATGTTCACGGTGAAAAAACAAGAGATGAACTTAAGAAGTTTAACAGGGAAATGCAAATGATTTTCCAGGATCCATATGCTTCTCTTAACCCTCGTATGAAGGTTCTTGATATTATAGCAGAAGGCATGGACATCCACGGGCTTGCCAAGAATGATAAAGAGCGAAAAGCAAAAGTAGAAGAATTATTGGAAACGGTAGGTTTAAATAAAGAACATGCCAACCGGTATCCGCACGAATTCAGCGGCGGCCAGCGTCAGAGAATTGGAATTGCGAGAGCATTAGCAGTAGATCCAAGCTTTATTATTGCAGATGAGCCTATTTCGGCGTTGGATGTATCCATTCAGGCTCAGGTTGTTAATCTGCTGAAAAAACTTCAGCGCGAAAAAAGTTTAACTTATTTGTTTATTGCGCACGACTTATCGATGGTTAAGTATATCAGCGATCGTATTGGTGTTATGTACTTTGGGAGAATGGTTGAATTAGCTGATGCAGAGGATTTATATAAACATCCTATTCATCCGTATACTCAATCATTACTGTCAGCCATTCCTTTACCGGACCCGGATTATGAGCGAACGAGAGAAAGGTTTACTTATGATCCTAATAATCATGATACGAGTGAAGAACCTGAATTTCGTGAAGTTCGTCCAGGACACTGGGTATTATGTACAACAAAAGAATTTAAACACTACCAGGAAGAGCATGGCGTGAAAGTTTAA
- a CDS encoding GNAT family N-acetyltransferase: MNWYEKLNQYFPVEEMKSQEHMEALLKEKSEVYYKDEGEHHVLMYAEFDSFIFIDYVYVSTASRGQGLGHKLIEKMKAKNKPIILEVEPVDYEDTDSEKRLRFYQREGFRHAQSIGYTRKSLATDEPNQMEILFWSPEDASEEQIYKQMKKMYEEIHTYKDDEFYGKSYQPVDEVLTLDEERETTDILGSLENPK, translated from the coding sequence ATGAATTGGTATGAAAAGCTAAATCAATACTTTCCGGTTGAGGAAATGAAATCACAGGAACATATGGAAGCACTGCTGAAGGAAAAAAGTGAAGTTTATTACAAAGATGAAGGCGAGCATCATGTGCTGATGTACGCTGAGTTTGATTCGTTTATTTTTATAGATTATGTATACGTTTCCACTGCTTCAAGAGGCCAGGGATTGGGTCATAAATTAATTGAAAAAATGAAAGCGAAGAATAAACCAATCATACTCGAAGTCGAACCTGTGGATTATGAGGATACAGACTCGGAAAAAAGACTTCGTTTTTACCAGCGTGAAGGATTTAGACACGCGCAGTCCATTGGTTACACCCGCAAATCTTTGGCCACTGATGAACCAAACCAAATGGAAATTCTCTTTTGGTCTCCTGAGGATGCCTCTGAGGAACAAATCTACAAGCAGATGAAAAAGATGTATGAAGAAATTCACACGTATAAAGATGATGAGTTTTACGGAAAGTCCTACCAACCTGTAGATGAAGTACTGACGTTGGATGAAGAACGAGAAACCACAGACATTTTAGGAAGTCTTGAAAACCCTAAATAA
- a CDS encoding competence protein CoiA, with protein MFHAQNKNGTTYTLYNKSKEEINKLKKTEVFHCPDCSEEVFIRSGPYTAPHFAHYPNSQCAAVGRGESEVHENGKWLLFKWLKLQQFDVQLEAYVPEINQRADLLLRLPFKTIAIEYQCSVISTSEIEKRTTSYLKAGIFPLWILGAEHYVTKARHTINWTRFLQTLVYHFHGSYHLYFLDVSAEKFIVASNIYKLTNTKCHHHLTVYPLSDLTFPQLLKPQSFSMHSLFQSWAKLMCEHRTKYKKFVSKQEERWRAHLYKKGLHFSLIPSVCYLPVKSQWMISERPYLWQTQLVVEHFLDLPIGESGRFPYKETVSCMNQHRANPVREYELLLSQLGYLEPTFENGWIKKKEIHFHFHIEQAMEEDKNIIKLLKKYQKS; from the coding sequence GTGTTCCACGCACAAAACAAAAACGGAACAACTTATACTCTGTATAACAAATCCAAAGAAGAAATCAATAAGCTGAAGAAAACGGAGGTCTTCCATTGCCCGGATTGCTCAGAAGAGGTTTTTATTCGATCAGGCCCTTATACAGCCCCTCACTTCGCTCATTATCCAAATAGTCAATGTGCAGCTGTTGGCAGAGGAGAAAGTGAAGTGCACGAAAATGGGAAGTGGTTGTTATTCAAGTGGTTAAAGTTACAGCAGTTCGATGTCCAATTAGAAGCATATGTACCTGAAATTAATCAGAGGGCGGACCTTTTACTCAGGCTCCCATTCAAAACGATTGCGATTGAATATCAATGTTCAGTGATATCTACTTCTGAAATTGAAAAACGAACGACATCCTATTTGAAAGCTGGAATTTTCCCTTTATGGATTCTGGGAGCTGAGCACTATGTAACAAAGGCAAGACATACGATAAATTGGACTCGTTTTTTACAAACCTTGGTTTATCATTTTCATGGCAGCTATCACTTATACTTTTTAGATGTTTCCGCTGAAAAATTTATAGTTGCTTCGAATATTTATAAGCTTACCAATACAAAATGTCATCATCATTTAACCGTTTATCCTCTCTCCGATTTAACTTTTCCTCAACTATTAAAACCTCAAAGCTTTTCAATGCATTCTCTCTTTCAAAGTTGGGCAAAACTAATGTGTGAACACCGAACCAAATATAAGAAATTTGTAAGTAAACAAGAAGAGCGCTGGCGGGCCCATTTATATAAAAAGGGACTGCATTTCTCCTTAATTCCTTCTGTTTGCTACCTGCCTGTAAAAAGTCAATGGATGATAAGCGAACGTCCATACTTATGGCAGACTCAATTAGTGGTTGAACATTTTTTGGATCTCCCGATAGGAGAAAGCGGCCGTTTCCCTTATAAAGAAACGGTTTCCTGTATGAATCAGCACCGAGCAAACCCGGTCAGGGAATATGAGCTTCTTCTCAGTCAATTAGGTTATTTAGAACCAACCTTTGAGAATGGCTGGATTAAAAAGAAAGAAATACATTTTCATTTCCATATTGAACAGGCTATGGAAGAAGATAAAAATATTATTAAATTATTAAAAAAGTATCAAAAAAGCTAA
- a CDS encoding TerC family protein — MSWDMLEPILIIISIDIILGGDNAVVIALASRKLPPHQRNKAIIMGTVLAVAARIFLTALALYLLQIPFLRLIGGLLLFYIAFRLVTDNDESEQIKAGESLFAAVRTIVFADIVMGFDNVLAIAGAAHDNIILVILGLLVSVPIIVWGSRFILMLMDHFPLLIYFGAGILAYTAADMVLEDQQVLQILTSYPFIHDYLPILMVVIIVVSGYLINRRNSPELPM, encoded by the coding sequence ATGAGCTGGGACATGCTTGAACCTATATTGATTATTATCAGCATTGATATCATTCTTGGAGGTGACAATGCAGTCGTCATTGCACTTGCCAGTCGAAAGCTTCCTCCCCATCAACGAAATAAAGCTATTATTATGGGTACAGTACTTGCAGTAGCTGCCCGGATTTTTTTAACAGCGTTAGCACTGTACTTGCTCCAAATTCCTTTTTTACGCCTAATCGGCGGTCTGTTATTGTTTTATATTGCATTTCGCTTAGTAACAGATAACGACGAGTCCGAACAAATAAAAGCAGGTGAGAGTTTGTTTGCCGCTGTAAGGACAATTGTCTTTGCTGACATTGTAATGGGTTTTGATAACGTACTTGCTATCGCTGGGGCAGCCCATGATAACATAATCCTTGTCATATTAGGTTTGCTTGTATCAGTACCTATTATTGTCTGGGGGAGCCGTTTTATCCTCATGCTGATGGACCATTTTCCCCTGCTTATTTATTTTGGAGCAGGGATCCTTGCCTATACTGCAGCAGATATGGTATTAGAAGATCAACAGGTCCTCCAGATCCTTACTTCATATCCATTTATTCACGATTATCTGCCGATTCTCATGGTTGTCATCATTGTCGTTTCCGGTTATTTAATAAATCGCCGCAATTCCCCTGAATTACCCATGTAA
- the mecA gene encoding adaptor protein MecA has translation MEIERINENTVKFYVSYQDVEQRGFDREEIWYNRERSEQLFWEMMDEVNDQENFQADGPLWIQVQAMDKGLEVIVTKAQVSQDGQKLELPNEDGKTIDVPVDEKLESLLDHKFSHTDQNSDKDEDEEEWEHDDDSFEPLTFTLKFNEFEDVIQLSHYLSSHDAVDNRLYHYEDHYYLYIQFNDENMSDDDQENVLSQIMEFGLESSITIYRLQEYGTPIFKEEALQQVKQYFPDL, from the coding sequence ATGGAAATCGAACGCATTAATGAAAACACGGTAAAGTTCTATGTTTCTTATCAAGACGTTGAACAGCGAGGGTTCGATCGCGAAGAAATATGGTATAACCGCGAACGAAGCGAACAGCTTTTTTGGGAAATGATGGATGAAGTGAACGACCAAGAGAACTTTCAGGCGGATGGTCCACTCTGGATACAAGTCCAAGCTATGGATAAAGGCCTAGAAGTAATTGTTACTAAAGCTCAGGTTTCCCAAGATGGGCAGAAGTTAGAACTGCCTAATGAAGACGGTAAGACCATAGATGTACCAGTAGATGAAAAATTAGAATCTTTACTTGACCATAAATTCAGCCATACTGATCAAAACAGCGATAAAGATGAGGACGAAGAAGAGTGGGAGCACGATGATGATTCGTTCGAACCTCTGACGTTTACACTTAAATTTAATGAATTCGAAGACGTCATTCAACTCAGCCACTACTTGTCCTCTCACGATGCCGTAGACAATCGTCTATACCATTATGAGGATCACTACTATTTATATATTCAGTTCAATGATGAAAATATGAGTGATGACGATCAAGAAAATGTTTTAAGCCAAATTATGGAGTTTGGACTGGAGTCTTCCATCACTATTTACCGTTTACAAGAATATGGTACACCTATCTTTAAAGAAGAAGCACTGCAGCAGGTAAAGCAGTATTTCCCTGATCTTTAA
- a CDS encoding ABC transporter ATP-binding protein, with protein MEKLLEVKNMHVSFDTYGGEVKAVRGVNFDLNRGETLAIVGESGSGKSVTTKALMRLIPHPPGRIKEGEILFEGRDLVKASEKQMQKIRGKEISMIFQDPMTSLNPTMKVGNQIMEGLIKHQRMNRGQAKKRCIELLELVGIPDPENRIKQYPHQFSGGMRQRVVVAIALACNPKLLIADEPTTALDVTIQAQILELMKDIQKKTDSATIFITHDLGVVANVADRVAVMYAGKIVEIGTVDDIFYNPKHPYTWGLLGSMPSLDSADEELYAIPGSPPDLLDPPKGDAFAARNEFAMKIDFEQEPPMFKISDTHYAATWLLHEDAPDLDPPEVIKKRMQGMAKSSSSVKGEHL; from the coding sequence ATGGAAAAACTTTTAGAAGTTAAAAATATGCATGTATCCTTTGACACCTACGGCGGTGAAGTAAAAGCTGTACGTGGGGTTAATTTCGATTTGAATAGAGGAGAGACCCTTGCCATAGTAGGTGAGTCCGGTTCGGGGAAATCGGTTACGACTAAAGCTCTTATGCGTCTTATTCCCCATCCTCCCGGTCGTATAAAAGAAGGAGAGATCCTTTTTGAAGGCAGGGATTTAGTAAAGGCAAGCGAAAAACAAATGCAGAAAATACGCGGTAAAGAAATCTCAATGATCTTTCAGGATCCAATGACATCCCTTAACCCGACCATGAAAGTAGGAAACCAAATCATGGAAGGTTTAATCAAGCACCAGCGAATGAACCGGGGACAAGCGAAAAAGAGATGCATCGAGCTGCTTGAGCTTGTAGGGATCCCAGACCCTGAAAACCGTATCAAACAGTACCCGCACCAATTTTCTGGAGGAATGCGTCAGCGTGTAGTGGTAGCAATAGCGTTAGCATGTAATCCTAAGTTATTGATTGCAGATGAGCCTACTACAGCCTTGGACGTTACGATTCAAGCGCAAATTCTGGAGCTCATGAAGGATATTCAGAAGAAAACGGATTCTGCAACCATTTTTATTACGCACGATCTTGGTGTAGTGGCAAATGTTGCTGACCGCGTAGCGGTTATGTATGCAGGTAAAATCGTTGAAATAGGTACTGTAGATGACATCTTTTACAATCCAAAACACCCTTATACATGGGGGCTGTTAGGTTCTATGCCTTCATTGGATAGCGCCGATGAAGAGCTGTATGCCATTCCCGGCTCGCCTCCCGATTTATTGGACCCTCCAAAAGGCGACGCTTTTGCAGCAAGAAACGAGTTTGCTATGAAGATTGATTTTGAACAGGAACCGCCTATGTTTAAAATCTCAGATACTCATTATGCCGCCACTTGGCTGCTGCATGAGGACGCGCCGGATCTTGATCCACCTGAAGTGATTAAAAAGCGTATGCAGGGCATGGCCAAGTCATCAAGCAGTGTGAAGGGTGAGCATTTATGA
- a CDS encoding putative glycoside hydrolase produces the protein MGNKKFMRKFISGVLLFSLVLPLHNVHAEQNSAKKMSLLTGKEIALTKLELPSPAARYVYDSGLDFTYPDAIRGIYVTGPSAGGQKMNELTRLVDDTDLNAMVIDIKEDNGDITINVDKDSKYADMAENYIDNPEKLLKTLEEKGIYPIARVVVFKDSRLAKKRPDLSYTQNGKVWTNGKGEAFVNPFMKEVWEYNVDIAKLAAELGFKEIQFDYVRFPEGFGNRDHELTYKQGDYQDLELNDVEKRVTAVTDFVKYAREQLKYYGVDVSVDIFGYSATIPAAPNIGQNFSKISSNVDVISSMIYPSHWGPYFNIPKPDTEPYKLVSAYAKVENEVLSKLENKPTSRPWIQDFEAPWLYSGATKQYGKTEVEAQIRALNENGINEFLIWNAGNNYTENVDYTP, from the coding sequence ATGGGGAATAAGAAATTTATGAGAAAGTTTATCAGCGGTGTTCTCCTCTTTTCTTTGGTATTACCTTTACATAATGTTCATGCCGAACAGAACAGCGCTAAAAAGATGTCTTTATTGACTGGAAAGGAAATAGCTCTTACAAAGTTAGAACTACCAAGCCCGGCTGCTAGGTATGTCTATGATTCAGGATTAGATTTTACTTACCCGGATGCGATTAGAGGAATATATGTAACGGGTCCTTCTGCTGGCGGTCAGAAAATGAATGAGCTTACTCGGTTAGTGGATGATACGGATCTAAATGCGATGGTTATCGATATTAAAGAGGACAACGGAGACATTACCATTAATGTTGATAAAGATTCTAAATATGCAGACATGGCTGAGAATTACATAGATAATCCTGAAAAGCTGTTAAAAACACTTGAAGAAAAAGGAATTTATCCGATCGCCCGGGTTGTTGTTTTTAAAGATTCGCGACTAGCAAAGAAGCGTCCAGATTTGTCTTATACTCAAAATGGAAAAGTATGGACAAATGGAAAAGGGGAAGCATTTGTCAACCCATTTATGAAAGAAGTATGGGAGTATAATGTTGATATTGCAAAATTAGCAGCTGAATTAGGCTTTAAAGAAATTCAATTTGACTACGTCAGGTTCCCGGAAGGTTTTGGAAATCGTGATCATGAGCTCACTTACAAACAAGGTGATTATCAAGACCTGGAGCTCAATGATGTTGAAAAACGTGTAACAGCTGTAACTGATTTTGTGAAATATGCACGTGAGCAGTTGAAATATTATGGGGTGGATGTATCGGTGGACATATTTGGCTACTCAGCAACAATTCCAGCGGCACCAAATATCGGCCAGAACTTTTCTAAAATCTCAAGCAATGTAGACGTCATTTCTTCCATGATTTATCCGAGCCACTGGGGTCCGTATTTTAATATTCCAAAGCCTGACACCGAACCATATAAGCTTGTCAGTGCTTATGCAAAAGTAGAAAATGAAGTGCTAAGCAAACTAGAAAATAAACCTACTTCACGTCCATGGATCCAAGACTTTGAAGCACCATGGCTTTATTCCGGCGCAACAAAGCAATACGGTAAGACAGAAGTAGAAGCTCAGATACGTGCGTTGAACGAAAACGGAATCAATGAATTCCTCATTTGGAATGCAGGGAACAATTATACTGAAAATGTTGACTACACTCCTTAA